A genomic window from Gossypium hirsutum isolate 1008001.06 chromosome D12, Gossypium_hirsutum_v2.1, whole genome shotgun sequence includes:
- the LOC107947131 gene encoding uncharacterized protein, with protein MVKPQKPPSGRTNLASCIVATVFLIFLVIIVLIVYFTVFKPQDPKISVNTVQLPSFSVGNNTVSFTFSQYVTVRNPNRAVFSHYDSSIQLLYSGSQVGFMFIPAGKIEAGRTQYMAATFAVQSFPLAPPNEASAATMPITTTTMGPIGVPGGFGGTNNGNRIGPTMEIESRMEMGGRIRVLHFFTHHVKAKSGCRVTIAVTDGSVLGFHC; from the coding sequence atggtGAAGCCACAAAAGCCGCCATCTGGTCGTACAAATCTAGCTTCGTGTATTGTAGCAACGGTTTTCTTGATCTTCCTTGTAATAATAGTTCTTATCGTTTACTTCACCGTTTTCAAACCCCAAGACCCGAAGATCTCCGTCAACACCGTGCAGCTCCCGTCGTTCTCCGTCGGTAACAACACCGTCAGCTTCACTTTCTCCCAATACGTCACCGTTAGAAACCCAAACCGGGCCGTTTTCTCTCACTACGACAGCTCCATCCAGCTGCTTTACTCGGGCTCTCAAGTCGGGTTCATGTTTATACCCGCGGGGAAGATCGAAGCGGGTCGGACCCAGTACATGGCTGCTACTTTCGCCGTTCAGTCTTTTCCGTTAGCGCCACCGAATGAGGCATCGGCGGCGACGATGCCTATAACTACGACGACAATGGGGCCCATTGGTGTGCCTGGTGGGTTTGGCGGGACTAATAATGGGAATCGAATCGGACCCACGATGGAGATTGAGTCTCGGATGGAAATGGGGGGTCGGATTCGGGTTCTGCATTTCTTCACCCATCATGTGAAGGCTAAATCTGGGTGCAGAGTCACCATTGCAGTGACTGATGGGTCTGTTTTAGGTTTTCACtgctaa
- the LOC121224345 gene encoding phosphatidylinositol 4-kinase gamma 2, with amino-acid sequence MSVADCALSPVRQETVHSRGYCENQAGESILFYLSVAGSVIPMRVLESDSIASVKLRIQTCKGYAVKNQKLVCGGREMTLNDSLLKDYGVKGGNVLHLVLKLSDLLLITVRTSCGKEFELHVNRNRNIGYLKQRIARKEKGLVGVDEQEIFFNGEKIDDQRLIDDLCKYNDAVMHLVVKKSAKVQAKPVEKDLELSVVAESELDESRGSVGGEKNQSDEHHQIVTEDFLLEPVFVNPRVGLPPFIWDMIHSTFNGLDIGNQPIRSSEGTGGTYFMQDKSGLDYVSIFKPIDEEPNAVNNPQGLPLSTNGEGLKRGTKVGEGAVREVAAYILDHPKNGPRSVSGEMMGFAGVPPTCMVQCLHKGFNHPDGYEHAPENVKLGSLQKFMKNSGSCEDMGPGGFPMEEVHKISVFDIRTANADRHAGNILIGKGDDGRTVLIPIDHGYCLPENFEDCTFDWVYWPQSRQPYSPDTLNYIKSLDAEQDIALLNYYGWDVPVECARTLRISTMLLKKGAERGLTPFTIGSIMCRETVNKESAIEQIVREAQDSLLPGMSEAAFMETVSEVMDSWLDKLTN; translated from the exons ATGTCTGTTGCCGACTGTGCTTTGAGTCCGGTTCGTCAAGAAACGGTTCACTCTCGCGGTTATTGCGAAAACCAAGCGGGTGAGTCGATCTTGTTTTACCTTTCCGTCGCCGGTTCGGTTATTCCGATGCGAGTTTTGGAGTCGGACTCGATAGCCTCCGTCAAGCTCCGGATCCAGACATGCAAAGGGTATGCAGTGAAGAACCAGAAGCTTGTTTGCGGAGGCAGAGAGATGACTCTGAACGATTCGCTCCTCAAAGATTACGGCGTAAAAGGTGGGAACGTTTTGCATTTAGTTTTGAAGCTTTCCGATCTTTTGCTTATCACTGTACGGACAAGTTGTGGGAAAGAATTTGAATTGCATGTTAATAGGAATAGGAACATTGGGTATTTGAAACAAAGGATAGCTAGAAAAGAAAAAGGCCTTGTGGGTGTCGATGAACAAGAGATATTCTTTAATGGTGAAAAAATCGACGACCAAAGGTTAATCGATGATCTATGTAAATATAACGATGCCGTGATGCATTTGGTGGTTAAAAAATCAGCCAAAGTTCAAGCTAAACCTGTCGAGAAAGATTTGGAACTTTCTGTTGTCGCTGAGAGTGAGCTAGATGAGAGTAGAGGTAGTGTAGGAGGAGAAAAAAACCAATCCGATGAGCATCATCAGATTGTGACAGAGGATTTCTTGTTGGAGCCTGTTTTTGTTAACCCCAGAGTGGGATTGCCTCCATTTATATGGGACATGATTCATTCCACATTTAATGGATTGGATATAGGGAACCAGCCGATTAGATCATCTGAAGGGACTGGAGGGACTTATTTCATGCAAGATAAATCGGGGCTTGATTATGTTTCCATTTTCAAGCCGATCGACGAGGAGCCAAATGCTGTGAACAATCCACAAGGGTTACCGTTATCAACCAATGGTGAAGGGCTGAAAAGGGGCACAAAGGTTGGAGAAGGAGCAGTTAGAGAAGTGGCTGCTTATATATTGGATCATCCCAAGAATGGACCTCGATCTGTGTCGGGCGAGATGATGGGGTTCGCTGGTGTGCCTCCTACCTGCATGGTTCAATGCTTGCACAAAGGGTTTAACCATCCTGATGGGTATGAACATGCACCTGAGAATGTTAAACTCGGATCGTTACAGAAGTTTATGAAGAACTCGGGGAGTTGTGAGGACATGGGTCCTGGAGGTTTCCCGATGGAGGAAGTGCACAAGATCAGTGTGTTTGATATAAGAACGGCGAATGCTGATAGACATGCTGGTAATATCTTGATTGGCAAAGGAGATGATGGTCGCACCGTGCTTATTCCAATCGATCACGGCTACTGCCTGCCTGAGAAT TTTGAGGATTGCACATTTGATTGGGTTTACTGGCCACAATCACGGCAGCCTTACTCTCCAGACACTCTTAACTATATAAAATCACTGGATGCCGAACAAGATATCGCACTTCTGAATTATTACGGGTGGGATGTTCCTGTTGAGTGCGCTCGCACACTGCGAATCTCCACCATGCTTTTGAAAAAAGGTGCAGAGCGAGGTCTAACTCCCTTCACCATTGGAAGCATCATGTGCAGAGAAACCGTTAACAAGGAATCTGCGATCGAGCAGATCGTTCGTGAAGCTCAAGATTCCTTGCTTCCAGGCATGAGCGAAGCTGCGTTCATGGAAACTGTCTCTGAAGTCATGGATTCTTGGCTTGACAAGCTCACAAACTGA